One window of Paenibacillus sp. FSL K6-3182 genomic DNA carries:
- a CDS encoding RluA family pseudouridine synthase: MHRGKKRGAPQSQADKSKSYPVNEPMELLPFLIKNISGAGRNVVKSILANGQVSVGGKSTTAYNYPLQPGQTVTVGRDRPQDKIPLEGLAILFEDEHIIVIKKESGLLSISSDSAPENEVTAYRQLMAHVRVENTKNRIYVVHRLDRDTSGVMMFAKSEAVQQQLQNSWQDSVQERSYIALVEGLVKKEQGTISSWLKESKTLKMYSSSYPNDGLHAVTHYKVLRSNKNFSLLEVNLETGRKNQIRVHMEDIGHPVVGDKKYGARTRIIGRLGLHARVLSFTHPITGKLVKFETEIPKLFLKPFHVTE; this comes from the coding sequence ATGCATAGGGGAAAAAAGCGCGGAGCTCCTCAATCACAAGCAGATAAGAGCAAATCCTACCCGGTTAACGAACCGATGGAACTGCTTCCCTTTCTCATAAAAAATATTTCAGGTGCTGGACGCAATGTAGTGAAATCCATATTAGCGAACGGACAAGTATCTGTAGGCGGAAAATCAACGACCGCTTACAACTATCCGCTTCAGCCCGGTCAAACCGTTACGGTAGGCAGAGACCGGCCGCAGGATAAAATACCGTTGGAAGGGCTCGCGATCCTTTTTGAGGATGAGCATATTATCGTTATAAAGAAGGAATCGGGGCTTCTGTCCATATCATCTGATTCTGCGCCAGAAAATGAAGTGACCGCCTATCGTCAGCTTATGGCGCATGTACGGGTCGAAAATACGAAAAACCGGATTTACGTTGTGCATCGTCTGGATCGTGATACGTCAGGTGTCATGATGTTTGCAAAGAGCGAGGCGGTTCAGCAGCAGCTGCAAAACAGCTGGCAGGATTCGGTTCAAGAACGCAGCTATATCGCGCTTGTAGAAGGATTGGTTAAGAAGGAGCAAGGTACAATCAGTTCGTGGCTGAAGGAAAGCAAAACGCTCAAAATGTATTCCAGCTCCTATCCGAACGATGGTCTGCACGCCGTTACCCATTATAAGGTGCTTCGTTCCAATAAAAACTTCTCGCTACTCGAAGTGAATCTCGAGACAGGCCGAAAAAATCAAATTCGCGTTCATATGGAAGACATCGGCCATCCCGTTGTTGGCGACAAAAAATACGGCGCACGCACACGCATCATTGGCCGCCTTGGCTTGCATGCCCGCGTATTGTCCTTCACGCATCCGATAACCGGCAAGCTGGTCAAGTTTGAAACTGAAATTCCTAAGCTGTTTCTTAAGCCGTTTCAT
- a CDS encoding stalk domain-containing protein → MKTKIIKTMLSPMLIAGLLLAPLSTLGVDSVAAASAASKTVAVSTQQLQVFVDGKKLALSAGAFAEKGVTFVPMRDIFTALGATVTWEGKTETIIGRKGNRSISLKVGMKQAVINGKTVKLDSPAVVRKGVTFVPVRFISEALNANVKWDKAANAVRITSQEAAEQAEYNEWLEQQKNIPRLTPKEIVDKYDESVVLIMTNRAQGSGVVIGDNLILTNYHVIGDAASATMLDVYGDELKITGVVHYDKAADLAIVKTEKSIDIPAVVLGYGLNSYKGGKVVAIGSPLGLQNTVSDGLISNITYEDGIRYIQTSAPIDHGSSGGALFNEFGDLIGITTLGYSGTSADLNFAVSVIHAASLNSEVTEEKIKNAKFLPSSLPDTLVGAPLADIEKVLKDQFSSVSTTEGEAKFTKWEAKRDSAGWLVLTADIDPRFYMLYGASMSQELRLWAINLGNEFHKMLPDEKIQVLISFERDYGFEPRGFESGEVTALGGDKWRVRYPIIDMQLKNELYIKVRV, encoded by the coding sequence GTGAAAACAAAAATTATAAAGACTATGCTAAGTCCTATGCTCATTGCCGGGTTATTGCTTGCCCCTTTGTCAACTCTTGGCGTAGATTCTGTAGCGGCAGCCAGCGCTGCAAGCAAGACGGTTGCCGTATCGACGCAACAACTGCAGGTGTTTGTAGATGGCAAGAAATTAGCTCTATCAGCCGGCGCGTTTGCAGAGAAAGGCGTCACATTCGTTCCGATGCGCGATATTTTTACAGCACTGGGCGCTACCGTAACTTGGGAAGGCAAGACGGAGACGATTATTGGACGTAAAGGCAATCGTTCTATTTCTCTTAAAGTAGGCATGAAGCAAGCGGTCATTAACGGTAAAACAGTGAAGCTCGATTCACCTGCTGTCGTTCGCAAAGGCGTTACGTTTGTACCCGTTCGGTTCATCTCGGAAGCTCTTAACGCAAATGTGAAATGGGATAAAGCCGCTAACGCGGTTCGAATCACATCGCAAGAGGCTGCCGAGCAAGCAGAATACAACGAGTGGCTTGAGCAGCAGAAAAACATTCCTAGACTTACTCCTAAAGAAATCGTAGATAAATATGATGAGAGCGTTGTTCTCATTATGACCAATCGCGCTCAAGGCAGCGGCGTTGTTATTGGTGATAACCTGATTCTTACTAATTATCATGTTATCGGAGATGCAGCCTCTGCTACTATGCTGGATGTTTATGGTGATGAGCTGAAGATTACAGGCGTCGTTCATTATGATAAGGCAGCAGATCTAGCTATTGTTAAAACAGAAAAATCAATTGACATTCCGGCGGTCGTTCTAGGTTACGGGTTAAACTCGTATAAAGGCGGCAAAGTCGTTGCCATTGGAAGTCCGCTTGGACTGCAAAATACAGTTTCAGACGGTCTGATTAGCAACATCACCTATGAAGACGGTATCCGATACATTCAGACAAGTGCTCCTATCGATCACGGCAGCTCAGGCGGGGCATTGTTTAATGAGTTCGGAGATCTTATTGGTATCACCACGCTTGGATACTCTGGGACGAGCGCGGATTTGAATTTTGCTGTATCCGTTATTCATGCTGCTAGTTTGAATAGCGAAGTGACAGAGGAGAAAATAAAAAACGCCAAGTTTTTACCTTCAAGCTTGCCGGATACGCTCGTTGGCGCTCCTTTGGCTGATATCGAGAAGGTGCTGAAAGATCAATTCTCTTCTGTATCTACTACAGAAGGCGAGGCTAAGTTTACGAAGTGGGAAGCCAAACGTGATTCCGCTGGCTGGCTCGTACTGACAGCAGATATTGATCCTAGGTTTTATATGTTATACGGGGCGTCGATGTCTCAGGAGCTCAGGCTTTGGGCAATTAATCTAGGGAATGAGTTCCATAAGATGCTGCCGGATGAGAAAATTCAAGTGCTCATTTCCTTCGAGCGCGATTATGGTTTCGAGCCGCGCGGCTTTGAATCGGGCGAGGTCACAGCACTTGGCGGCGACAAATGGCGTGTTCGTTATCCAATTATCGATATGCAGCTCAAAAATGAACTTTATATTAAAGTAAGAGTGTAA
- a CDS encoding B12-binding domain-containing radical SAM protein translates to MKVVLSTLNAKFIHTSLALRCLKAFSGDRFDIEIAEYTIKDPVMNIVSDIFSRKPDVVGFSCYIWNIEETITVINMLRKIMPEIKIILGGPEVSYDMDYWMERVQEVDFIVVGEGEETFHHLLTEIEGDGKYHMVFGITYRKQREDRVEVLINPPRPKLNLNELPSPHRFEEDIPHLGSRVVYFETSRGCPFSCQFCLSSIEVGVRYYDMERTKVDILYLIEKGAKLIKFVDRTFNIKRDYALEIFEFLIKNHQGCVFQFEITADIMRPEVLDYLAENAPPGIFRFEIGVQSTNDPTNEAVQRRQNWMKLVRTVMKVKNSQKIDQHLDLIAGLPLENYDTFRGTFNDVFELRPEELQLGFLKMLRGTGLRREADKWGYIYMDRSPYEMLGNDLMPFGDIVRIKRVEDVLEKYWNAHRMDHTLLYLVDRVFPSPFDFFQAFGDFWERSGWQKIGHQLEDLFSRLSAFLGSLPISAEKNFEHVPALQEDTKRVSASPEEILAIAGERLDKDVVLGLMKYDYFLNHNYKPRKIWWEFTMDKSLWSGWMRHLADRPEDVSPEFAALRFGEKELHKHAVIEKLPFDLAAFLATGEVDREHHTLLVVLYALEAGSSKPKPRPFTLKIKAGQEAMIK, encoded by the coding sequence ATGAAAGTGGTACTGTCCACATTAAATGCCAAGTTTATACACACATCACTGGCGCTGCGCTGTTTGAAGGCGTTTAGCGGCGATCGATTCGATATTGAAATTGCAGAGTACACCATCAAAGATCCAGTGATGAACATCGTGTCTGATATTTTTTCGAGAAAACCTGATGTAGTCGGATTCTCCTGCTACATTTGGAACATCGAAGAAACGATTACGGTTATTAATATGCTGCGCAAAATCATGCCTGAAATCAAAATTATTTTAGGCGGTCCTGAGGTCAGCTATGATATGGACTATTGGATGGAGCGTGTGCAAGAGGTTGATTTTATCGTGGTGGGCGAAGGCGAAGAGACCTTCCATCATTTGCTTACTGAGATTGAAGGCGATGGCAAATACCATATGGTATTTGGAATTACGTATCGGAAGCAGCGCGAGGATCGCGTCGAGGTGCTGATTAATCCGCCGCGTCCCAAGCTGAATCTGAATGAGCTGCCATCCCCGCATCGCTTTGAGGAGGATATTCCTCATTTGGGAAGCCGTGTCGTTTATTTTGAGACAAGCCGAGGCTGCCCGTTCAGCTGCCAGTTTTGCCTATCCAGTATCGAGGTTGGCGTTCGTTATTATGATATGGAGCGGACGAAAGTGGATATTTTGTATTTGATCGAAAAAGGCGCCAAGCTTATTAAATTCGTCGATCGAACATTTAATATTAAACGGGATTACGCGCTTGAAATTTTTGAGTTTTTGATCAAAAACCATCAGGGCTGTGTTTTTCAATTTGAAATAACAGCAGATATCATGAGACCTGAGGTGCTTGATTATTTGGCTGAAAATGCTCCTCCAGGCATATTCCGCTTTGAAATTGGCGTACAATCTACAAATGATCCAACAAATGAAGCGGTTCAGCGTCGTCAGAACTGGATGAAGCTGGTGCGTACCGTTATGAAAGTGAAAAATTCTCAAAAAATCGATCAGCATCTTGATTTGATTGCCGGTCTGCCGCTTGAAAACTATGATACGTTCCGCGGAACGTTTAATGATGTATTCGAGCTGCGTCCCGAGGAGCTGCAGCTAGGCTTTCTCAAAATGCTGCGCGGTACGGGTCTCCGCCGTGAAGCAGATAAATGGGGCTATATTTATATGGACAGATCGCCTTATGAAATGCTAGGCAATGATCTGATGCCATTTGGCGATATCGTTCGCATTAAGCGGGTAGAGGATGTATTGGAGAAATATTGGAATGCGCACCGAATGGATCATACGCTGCTTTATTTAGTTGATCGTGTGTTTCCATCGCCATTCGACTTCTTCCAGGCGTTCGGCGATTTCTGGGAACGAAGCGGCTGGCAAAAGATCGGCCATCAGCTGGAGGATCTGTTCTCGCGGCTCTCGGCATTTCTTGGATCGCTGCCTATCTCAGCAGAGAAGAACTTCGAGCATGTGCCAGCACTGCAAGAGGATACGAAGAGAGTTTCTGCTTCACCAGAAGAGATACTCGCAATAGCAGGCGAACGCCTAGATAAGGACGTTGTGCTGGGGCTAATGAAATACGATTATTTCCTTAATCATAATTATAAGCCTCGCAAAATCTGGTGGGAGTTTACGATGGACAAGTCGCTGTGGAGCGGCTGGATGCGCCACTTAGCGGATCGCCCAGAGGATGTATCTCCTGAATTCGCAGCACTGCGATTTGGCGAGAAGGAGCTTCACAAACATGCGGTTATTGAGAAGCTGCCGTTTGATCTTGCAGCATTCCTTGCTACAGGAGAGGTTGATCGCGAGCATCATACCCTGCTTGTAGTTCTATATGCACTTGAAGCGGGCAGCAGCAAACCGAAGCCGCGTCCTTTCACTTTAAAGATTAAAGCTGGTCAAGAAGCGATGATTAAGTAG
- a CDS encoding type I phosphomannose isomerase catalytic subunit, giving the protein MTVKPYPLQFKAEMKERIWGGRALEGFGLEMPEGSIGEGWMISDHPNGITKVMNGELAGVGLDQIRETYGPVWFGSQGFSEKNGRFPLLIKLLDCNDDLSIQVHPTDAYEGLPEGELGKTEMWYILDAKPGAKIIYGLKDGIDRAEMEAAITEGRIMDALQEVTVEAGDAFYIPAGTVHALCSGVVVAEIQQNSDTTYRLHDYNRLGLDGQLRELHIEDSLNVIAYEGAGAERMKTDSAVAGQWLTIASSPYFIVEKGIVAAPWKLSTSLDSFVILVVADGEGQVKWADGEQSVKAGECFLLPANLGDYELSGSMTVLRSIVPASV; this is encoded by the coding sequence ATGACAGTAAAACCTTATCCATTACAATTTAAAGCAGAAATGAAAGAACGCATTTGGGGAGGACGCGCACTCGAAGGTTTTGGCCTTGAAATGCCTGAAGGCTCAATTGGCGAAGGCTGGATGATCAGTGATCACCCTAACGGCATTACAAAAGTAATGAACGGCGAGCTTGCTGGCGTTGGACTTGACCAAATTCGTGAAACTTACGGACCTGTATGGTTTGGCTCACAAGGCTTTTCCGAGAAAAACGGACGTTTCCCGCTCCTTATCAAGCTGCTAGATTGCAATGATGACCTATCCATTCAAGTCCATCCAACGGATGCATACGAAGGGCTGCCTGAAGGCGAACTTGGCAAAACAGAAATGTGGTACATCCTCGACGCTAAGCCAGGCGCAAAAATTATCTATGGCCTAAAAGACGGCATTGACCGTGCGGAGATGGAAGCAGCAATCACAGAAGGCCGCATTATGGACGCGCTTCAAGAAGTAACTGTTGAAGCCGGTGATGCATTTTACATTCCCGCAGGAACCGTTCATGCTCTCTGCTCTGGCGTTGTTGTCGCTGAGATTCAACAAAACTCCGACACTACTTATCGCTTGCATGACTACAATCGCCTTGGGCTTGATGGTCAGCTCCGCGAGCTTCATATCGAAGATTCCCTTAATGTCATTGCCTATGAAGGCGCAGGCGCTGAGCGGATGAAAACAGACAGCGCAGTAGCTGGCCAGTGGCTGACCATCGCTTCTTCTCCTTACTTCATCGTGGAGAAAGGTATCGTAGCCGCGCCTTGGAAGCTGTCCACATCGCTTGATAGCTTCGTTATCCTTGTAGTTGCCGATGGTGAGGGACAAGTGAAATGGGCAGATGGCGAGCAATCCGTTAAAGCTGGCGAGTGCTTCCTCCTTCCAGCTAACCTTGGCGACTATGAGCTCTCCGGCAGCATGACTGTACTTCGCAGCATTGTACCTGCTTCTGTTTAA
- a CDS encoding class I SAM-dependent methyltransferase has product MGFLSVLSMAHKWINERTSPGDIVIDATAGGGVDTLALAELVGPNGTVYAFDIQQEALDRTQERLSSLQNNNKLPDIKLVLSNHASMAETVDPSIIGQVSAVMFNLGYLPGSDDLTIITEPATTLAALDAAIMLLRPGGIVTCVLYPGHPGGAEEAASVELWAEQLPQNLAQTVIYRQTQRKAAPYLIAAEKRPTAR; this is encoded by the coding sequence ATGGGTTTTCTATCAGTCCTAAGCATGGCTCACAAATGGATCAACGAGCGTACCTCACCGGGTGACATTGTCATTGATGCTACTGCCGGCGGCGGTGTAGATACACTTGCGCTTGCCGAGCTTGTTGGACCTAACGGCACCGTATATGCCTTTGATATCCAGCAGGAGGCGCTTGATCGCACGCAAGAGCGCCTTTCTTCCCTTCAAAATAATAATAAGCTTCCCGATATTAAACTTGTGCTGAGCAATCACGCAAGTATGGCTGAGACTGTTGATCCTTCTATTATCGGACAAGTCTCAGCCGTAATGTTCAATCTCGGTTATTTGCCGGGAAGCGATGATCTCACGATCATAACCGAGCCTGCAACAACACTGGCTGCGCTCGATGCAGCTATCATGCTGCTGCGTCCTGGAGGTATCGTGACCTGCGTATTGTATCCAGGACATCCTGGCGGTGCTGAGGAAGCCGCCTCCGTGGAATTATGGGCAGAGCAGCTGCCTCAAAACCTAGCGCAGACCGTTATTTACAGGCAGACTCAGCGAAAGGCAGCCCCTTACCTTATAGCGGCCGAGAAACGTCCAACTGCTCGTTAA
- a CDS encoding TIGR01212 family radical SAM protein (This family includes YhcC from E. coli K-12, an uncharacterized radical SAM protein.) translates to MIKLSTSQQQQPLLWGDKRFHTWNYEMHEQLGGKVFKVTLDAGFTCPNRDGSIAKGGCTFCSARGSGDFAGSRRDDLVTQFNKIRDRQHQKWQNAQYIGYFQAYTNTYAPVEELREYYEVILQQPGVVGLSIATRPDCLPDDVVDYLAELNERTYLWVEMGLQTVHESTSELINRAHDTACYLDAVKRLRERGIRVCAHIIYGLPQETHEMMLDTGRAVAKMDVQGIKIHLLHLMRKTPMVRQYEAGLLQFLEQDEYVKLIVDTLEFLPPEMIVHRLTGDAPRDLLIGPMWSMNKWSVLNAFDDELKRRNTWQGKLWQQEV, encoded by the coding sequence ATGATTAAATTATCAACATCGCAACAGCAGCAGCCACTGCTTTGGGGCGATAAACGATTTCATACATGGAATTATGAAATGCATGAGCAGTTGGGAGGCAAGGTATTCAAGGTTACGCTTGATGCCGGCTTCACTTGCCCAAACCGTGACGGGTCCATTGCAAAGGGCGGCTGTACATTTTGCAGCGCTCGCGGCTCTGGTGATTTCGCGGGCAGCAGGCGGGACGACCTCGTTACACAATTCAATAAAATACGGGACCGTCAGCATCAGAAATGGCAAAATGCGCAGTATATTGGATATTTCCAAGCTTATACAAATACGTATGCGCCCGTTGAAGAGCTGAGGGAATATTATGAAGTCATTTTGCAGCAGCCTGGCGTTGTTGGTTTGTCCATTGCAACACGTCCTGATTGCTTGCCCGATGATGTAGTCGATTATTTGGCTGAGCTGAATGAACGAACCTACCTTTGGGTGGAGATGGGACTTCAAACCGTGCACGAATCTACTTCAGAGCTCATCAACCGGGCACATGATACGGCCTGCTATCTCGATGCTGTTAAGCGTCTTCGGGAACGCGGCATTCGCGTATGTGCGCATATCATTTACGGTCTTCCTCAGGAAACGCATGAAATGATGCTTGATACAGGTCGCGCCGTCGCCAAGATGGACGTGCAAGGCATTAAAATTCATTTGCTTCATCTCATGCGCAAGACGCCGATGGTACGTCAGTACGAGGCTGGTCTGCTTCAATTTCTTGAGCAGGATGAATATGTGAAATTAATTGTTGATACACTTGAGTTTCTGCCGCCGGAAATGATCGTGCATCGCCTTACGGGAGATGCGCCGCGTGACCTGTTGATTGGTCCGATGTGGAGCATGAATAAATGGTCAGTGCTGAATGCCTTCGACGACGAGTTGAAGCGCCGCAATACGTGGCAAGGCAAGTTATGGCAGCAGGAGGTTTAG
- the trmB gene encoding tRNA (guanosine(46)-N7)-methyltransferase TrmB, with the protein MRLRGRKGIRESLEGQPELVVLDAAPHKGKWREFFGNDQPIYVELGMGKGRFISQMSARYPHINFIGVDMYDELLRRASEKARIVWEQKGESHPPNLALLRANIEGIETMFAPGELERVHLNFSDPWPKAKHARRRLTHPRLVAKYIELLNERGEIHFKTDSQSLFEFSLNSFAEMELIMRNISLHLHKEGPREDLVFTEYEMKFMEKGQNIYRVEAVIGSEAIRKHREAKHEKSLKEEAEASESVSNDSDDEDN; encoded by the coding sequence ATGCGTTTAAGAGGAAGAAAAGGTATTCGTGAAAGTTTAGAGGGTCAGCCGGAGCTAGTCGTGCTTGATGCTGCGCCGCACAAAGGCAAGTGGCGTGAGTTTTTTGGCAACGACCAGCCTATATATGTAGAGCTTGGCATGGGCAAGGGTCGTTTTATTAGTCAAATGAGTGCGCGCTACCCGCACATCAATTTTATTGGTGTCGACATGTATGATGAGCTTCTTCGCCGCGCAAGCGAGAAGGCACGCATCGTATGGGAGCAAAAAGGGGAGTCTCATCCGCCCAATCTTGCGCTGCTTCGCGCTAATATTGAAGGAATCGAGACGATGTTTGCTCCGGGTGAGCTTGAGCGCGTCCATCTGAATTTTAGCGATCCATGGCCAAAGGCTAAGCATGCGCGCAGAAGACTAACGCATCCAAGACTTGTTGCGAAGTATATTGAACTGCTCAACGAGCGCGGCGAGATCCACTTTAAGACGGATTCACAATCTCTGTTTGAGTTTTCATTGAACAGCTTCGCGGAAATGGAGCTTATCATGCGCAATATTTCGCTTCATTTACACAAAGAAGGCCCTCGAGAGGACCTTGTGTTTACGGAATATGAGATGAAGTTTATGGAAAAAGGACAAAATATTTATCGTGTTGAAGCGGTTATCGGCTCCGAGGCTATTCGGAAGCATCGTGAAGCGAAACATGAGAAGTCGCTTAAAGAGGAAGCTGAGGCATCAGAATCCGTATCGAATGATTCGGATGACGAGGATAATTAA
- a CDS encoding phosphatase PAP2 family protein translates to MERMIGWLKTSEQRLLIWANRRPSGRKRHRILGKWLSTVTHMGGATFTLATALLYALLAPAPWSLTGWQCLTAVVISHLPVAIVKRKFKRLRPYQALPDVNTCHKPLVDSSFPSGHTTAIFAWLVPILLTSGIWMTLLVPLALIIGLSVGWSRMYLGLHYPSDVAAGALIGTITALAVNYSWVSSAVGLN, encoded by the coding sequence ATGGAACGAATGATAGGCTGGCTGAAAACGAGTGAGCAAAGATTATTAATTTGGGCAAACCGGAGACCTTCAGGGAGAAAAAGACATCGAATTCTGGGGAAATGGTTAAGCACGGTCACACATATGGGCGGCGCAACCTTTACGCTCGCAACCGCCCTTCTATATGCATTACTTGCACCTGCTCCTTGGAGCCTTACTGGGTGGCAATGCTTGACTGCGGTCGTCATAAGCCATTTGCCAGTAGCAATTGTAAAGCGTAAATTCAAACGGCTTCGACCTTATCAAGCGCTGCCTGATGTAAATACATGTCATAAGCCGCTTGTCGATTCTTCATTTCCATCCGGACACACAACAGCGATCTTTGCATGGCTAGTCCCTATATTGCTGACTAGCGGGATATGGATGACTCTGCTGGTGCCGCTTGCGTTAATAATTGGACTATCCGTTGGATGGTCAAGAATGTATCTAGGGCTGCATTACCCATCTGATGTTGCAGCTGGCGCACTGATCGGAACGATAACAGCTTTGGCAGTCAATTATTCTTGGGTATCGTCTGCAGTAGGACTAAATTAA
- a CDS encoding glycosyltransferase family 2 protein: protein MFNTIMFVVQILFALLGVYQLFLTFFGWRRKKEDLSHAPKKTFALLIAAHNEEQVVGALIENLQKMKYPRELYDIFVICDNCTDGTVDVVNSYDGVYACVRENPNQRGKGFAVEWMLKELWAMPKSYDGVAIFDADNLVATDFLQYMNNDLSNGFRVIQGYLDTKNPNDSWVSSANAINYWFCNRLWQLPRTNLGLANFLGGTGMCFDSKLLQEMGWGATSLVEDLEFTVRCIKRGIYPKFNFEAKVFDEKPITFQASARQRLRWMQGHFDVTRKHMLPLLWQGIKDRSMTKIDAALYVFNAYNYLAGFFIAAIIWGDILLSGGDNVTSVYNLLPIWLSIPYMAYIFVQIPLSMYMAKVSWKLYLRIPTFLLFTLSWWPITVHAFFTQNNKKWSHTQHTRVIRLEEVQSKQV from the coding sequence ATGTTCAATACGATTATGTTTGTGGTTCAAATTCTATTTGCGTTGCTAGGTGTGTATCAGCTGTTTTTAACGTTTTTCGGATGGCGGCGTAAAAAAGAAGATCTTTCTCATGCACCGAAAAAGACATTCGCATTGCTGATAGCAGCTCATAACGAAGAGCAGGTTGTTGGCGCACTGATTGAAAACTTGCAAAAAATGAAATATCCACGGGAGCTTTATGATATTTTTGTAATTTGCGATAATTGCACCGATGGTACAGTCGATGTTGTAAATAGTTATGATGGAGTATATGCATGTGTTCGTGAAAATCCAAATCAACGCGGCAAGGGCTTTGCGGTTGAGTGGATGCTTAAAGAGCTGTGGGCTATGCCAAAGAGCTACGACGGCGTAGCAATCTTTGATGCCGATAACCTTGTAGCGACTGATTTCTTGCAGTACATGAACAATGATTTGAGCAATGGATTCCGAGTTATTCAAGGTTACCTGGATACAAAAAATCCAAATGATTCTTGGGTCAGCTCAGCAAATGCAATTAACTACTGGTTCTGCAACCGGCTTTGGCAGCTTCCGCGTACAAATCTTGGCCTTGCCAACTTTCTAGGTGGAACAGGCATGTGCTTTGATTCAAAGCTGCTTCAGGAAATGGGCTGGGGAGCTACAAGCTTGGTTGAAGATTTAGAATTTACAGTCCGCTGCATTAAACGCGGAATTTATCCGAAGTTCAACTTTGAGGCAAAGGTGTTCGACGAGAAGCCGATTACGTTCCAAGCATCAGCTCGCCAAAGGCTTCGCTGGATGCAAGGACACTTTGATGTTACTCGTAAACATATGCTTCCTCTGCTTTGGCAGGGAATCAAGGATCGCAGCATGACGAAGATTGATGCGGCCCTTTATGTGTTCAATGCTTATAATTATTTGGCTGGATTTTTTATTGCAGCGATCATTTGGGGAGACATCCTGCTGTCAGGCGGAGATAACGTCACCTCCGTGTACAACCTGCTTCCAATTTGGCTGAGCATTCCGTACATGGCATATATTTTTGTGCAAATACCTTTATCCATGTATATGGCTAAAGTTTCGTGGAAGCTATATTTGCGGATTCCGACCTTTCTATTGTTCACCTTGTCATGGTGGCCGATAACGGTGCATGCATTCTTCACGCAAAACAACAAAAAGTGGAGTCATACCCAGCATACACGTGTCATCCGTCTTGAAGAAGTTCAAAGCAAACAAGTGTAA
- the infC gene encoding translation initiation factor IF-3, which produces MNDEIRAREVRLVGAEGEQIGIKSIRDAMQLAIELNLDLVNVAPTAKPPVCRIMDYGKFRYEQQKKEKEARKNQKIVDLKEVWFRANIDENDYQTKFRNVVKFLNEGDKVKASVRFRGREIAHASLGQKILDRLSKEVAELCSVERAPKLEGRSMIMILAPKTNS; this is translated from the coding sequence ATCAATGATGAAATCCGGGCCAGAGAAGTGCGTTTAGTAGGTGCTGAAGGCGAGCAAATCGGTATTAAATCCATTCGCGATGCTATGCAGCTTGCTATCGAGTTGAATTTGGACCTGGTGAACGTCGCACCGACGGCTAAACCGCCGGTATGCCGCATCATGGACTACGGAAAATTCCGTTATGAGCAGCAGAAGAAAGAAAAAGAAGCACGCAAAAACCAAAAGATTGTTGATCTTAAAGAAGTTTGGTTCCGTGCTAACATTGATGAAAATGACTACCAAACGAAGTTTCGTAACGTTGTTAAGTTTCTCAATGAAGGCGATAAAGTGAAAGCATCCGTAAGATTCCGCGGTCGTGAGATTGCTCATGCATCTCTAGGCCAAAAGATTTTGGATCGTCTTTCAAAAGAGGTTGCCGAATTATGCAGCGTTGAGCGCGCTCCTAAGCTGGAAGGCCGGAGCATGATTATGATTTTGGCACCCAAAACCAACAGCTAA
- the rpmI gene encoding 50S ribosomal protein L35 has translation MPKMKTHSSLKDRFKITGTGKVKRYKAYRNHLLSHKSGRQKRVLAGQPLMAAGDVRRLKQGLSNL, from the coding sequence ATGCCTAAGATGAAAACTCACAGCAGTCTGAAAGACCGCTTTAAAATTACTGGAACTGGTAAAGTAAAACGTTACAAAGCTTACCGTAACCACTTGCTTTCACACAAATCCGGTCGTCAAAAACGCGTACTTGCTGGCCAACCGCTTATGGCTGCTGGCGACGTTCGTCGTTTGAAACAAGGCCTTTCTAACTTGTAA